Within the Azospirillum brasilense genome, the region CCGGTGCTGGCGGCGTCGCTGGCGGCCGGCCTGCTCTGCGGCCTGTGGAACGGGCTTCTGGTGGCGGTCCTGCGCATCCAGCCGATCGTCGCCACCCTGATCCTGATGGTCGCCGGGCGCGGCATTGCCCAGCTCGTCACCGAAGGGCAGATCGTCACCTTCACCAGCCCCGGCCTCGCCTTCATCGGCAGCGGGTCGTTCCTGACCGTGCCGATGCCGGTGGTCATCACCGCCGTCCTGCTGGGGGTGACCGCGCTGCTGGTCCGGATGACCGCGCTGGGGCTGATGATCGAGGCGGTCGGGGTCAACCGGCTGTCCAGCGCCGGGGCGGGCGTCAACACGCCGGTCGTGCTGATCGCCGTCTATGTCTGGTGCGGCCTGTGCGCCGCGGTCGCCGGTCTGGTGGTCGCCGCCGACATCCGCGGCGCCGACGCCAACAACGCCGGCCTGTGGCTGGAGCTGGACGCCATCCTGGCGGTGGTGGTCGGCGGCACCTCCCTGCTCGGCGGCCGGTTCGGGCTGCTGCTGTCGGTGGTGGGCGCGCTGACCATCCAGGCGATGAACACCGGCATCCTGCTGAGCGGCTTCAAGCCGGAGTTCAACCTGATCGTCAAGGCGGGCGTCCTGATGGTCGTCCTGCTGCTGCAATCGCCGACCCTGATGCTGTTCCTGCCGCGCCCGGCCAGCCCCCGGCCCGCCCAGCCGCCGGCCCCGCCACGGGCCAAGCCCGAGAGTCCAAGCCCGAGCGCGGGAGCGTGACGCCATGATTCACCGCTTCCTTCCCCTGCTGGTGACCAGCGCCGTCCTGGTGGTCGGCTTCCTGCTCTGCGCCGCGCAGTTCCCCAACTTCGCCTCGCTGCGGGTCGTCGGCAACCTGCTGACCGACAACGCCTTCCTCGGCATCACGGCGGTCGGCATGACCTTCGTGATCCTGTCGGGCGGCATCGACCTGTCGGTGGGGGCGGTGATCGGCTTCACCACCGTGCTGCTGGCCGTGCTGATCGAACAGGGCGGCTGGCACCCCTTCTCCGCCTTCGCCGTGGCGCTGGCGGTGGCCGGTGGCTTCGGCGCGGCGATGGGCGCCGTCATCCACGTCTTCCAGATGCCGCCCTTCATCGTCACGCTGGCCGGCATGTTCGTCGCCCGCGGCCTCGGCTTCGTGCTGAGCACCGATTCAATTCCGATCAACCACCCGCTCTACGCCGAGCTGGGCGAACTCGCGCTGCGCTTCGATGGTGGGGGCAAGCTGACCCTGCCGGCGCTGTTGATGCTGGGGGTGGTGGCGGCTGCGGTGGTGTGCGCCCATTGGACGCGCTTCGGCGCCAACCTCTACGCGCTTGGCGGCAACCGGCAGTCGGCGGAGCTGATGGGCGTGCCGGTGGGGCGCACCACGGTGGCGGTCTACGCCCTGTCGGGGCTGCTGGCCGGGCTGGCGGGGATCGTCTTCTCGCTTTACACCGGGGCCGGCTATTCGCTGGCGGCGACGGGGGTGGAGCTGGACACCATCACCGCGGTGGTGATCGGCGGCACGCAGTTGACCGGGGGCTACGGCTACGTGATCGGCACCTTCATCGGCGTGCTGATCCAGGGTCTGATCCAGACCTACATCACTTTCGACGGCAGCCTCAGCAGTTGGTGGACGAAGATCGCCATCGGGGTCCTGCTGTTCGTCTTCATCCTGCTGCAGAAGGGCCTGCTGGCGGTCTGGACCGGCCGCGGCGGCGCCCCGGCGGAGGCGTAGTCCCGTTTACTTGGCGGGTGCGGTCGCCAGGGTGACCTTGTTCATGAAGTTCTCCGCCTGCCCCTTGACGACCAGCGGGAAGGCGTCGGCGACGGCGTCGATCAGCGGGTCGAGCCAGCTCTGCTCGGCCTTGGCGAAGTCGTGCAGCACATAGCCACTGACCCGGTCCTTGTCGCCCGGATGCCCGATGCCCAGGCGGATGCGCCAGTATTCCTTGCCGAGATGCGCGTCGATGGAGCGCAGGCCGTTGTGCCCGCCATGCCCTCCGCCCTTCTTCACCCGGATCTTGCCGGGCGGGAGGTCCAGCTCGTCATGGATGACGACGACGTCCTCGGGCTTCAGCTTGAAGAACTGGACGGCCGCGGTGACCGATTGGCCGGACAGGTTCATGAAGGTCAGCGGCTCCAGCGCGATCACCTTCTCGCCGCCGATCGTGCCCTCGGCGGTCTGGCCTTGAAAGCGCTTGCGCCAGGGGCCGAAGCCGTGGCGGCGGGCGATCTCCTCCACCGCCATGAAGCCGATGTTGTGCCGGTTGCGCGCGTATTCGGCGCCAGGGTTGCCCAATCCCACCAGCAGCAGCATGGCGCATTCTCCTCATCTCGAAACAGCGTAGGCCGGAAACGAAACAGGGGGCCGAAGCCCCCTGTCGCAACCCCAAAGGCGGCCTCCGATCAGGAAGCGGCGGCCTCGGTGCCCTCGGCCTCTTCGGACTTCAGGCCCGACGGGGCGACGATCGTGGCGATCGTGAAGTCGCGGTCGGTGATGGTCGAGGCAACACCCTCCGGCAGCTTCACCGAAGAAATGTGGATCGAATCGCCGACGTCGTAGCCCTCGCAGGAGATCGTGATCTGCTCCGGGATGTTGCCGGCGGAGACGGTCACGTCCAGCTCGTGGCGGACGATGTTCAGCACGCCGCCGCGCTTCAGGCCCGGCGACTTCTCCTGGTCGACGAATTCGACCGGAACCTGCACGGTGGTGCGGGTTTCGGCGGAGACGCGCAGGAAGTCGACGTGCAGCGGGACGTCGGTGACCGGATGGAACTGCACGTCGCGCGGCAGGACCCGGTGGGTGGCGCCATCGACGGTGACGTCGAACAGGTGCGTGAAGAAGCCCGCCTGGTTCAGAACGCGGGTGAACGCGAACTTCTCCAGCGAAATCATGATGGGGGCCTGCTTGCCACCGTAGATCACGGCCGGGATACGGCCATCACGACGGGTCTGGCGGGCGGTCCCCTTGCCGGCCCGGTCGCGCGCTTCGGCGCTGAGCGGAACGATCTGCGTCATCGGAAGAACTCCTTGAACGGAAAAAAGCGCCAGCCTCCAGGGGTGCTGACGCGTGGGCGCGGTGATTAAGCCATGCGGGGCGCGGCGTCAAGGAAAGAGTCCGGAAACTCCCGGATGGCCCTTATGAAAAGATGGCGCCCATGAAAAAAGCCCTTCCCCCGCGAAGGGGAAGGGCTTTTCGCGTGTGGTCCGGCGCCGTTACGAGAACAGGCTCGACACCGAACGCTCCTCGCTGATGCGGGTGATCGCGTCGGCCAGCAGCGGGGCGATGGTGAGCTGGCGGATGTTGCGGGACACGCGCACGGCCTCGGTCGCCTGGATGCTGTCGGTGGTGACCAGCTGCTCCAGCGGCGACACGGCGACGCGGGCCACCGCACCGCCGGAAAGGACGCCGTGGGTGCAATAGGCGTGGACCGACTTCGCACCGGCGTCCATCAGGGCGACCGCGGCGTTGCACAGTGTGCCGCCCGAATCCACGATGTCGTCGAGCAGGATGCAGCGGCGGTTCTTGACGTCGCCGATGATGTTCATCACCTCCGACACGCCGGCGCGCTCACGCCGCTTGTCGATAATGGCGAGATCGGCGTCCAGCCGCTTGGCCAGCGAGCGGGCGCGCACCACGCCGCCGACGTCGGGCGACACCATCGTCACCTCGCCGATGTCCTCGAAGGTCGCACGGATGTCCTTCTCGAACACCGGGGCGGCCATCAGGTTGTCGGTCGGGATGTCGAAGAAACCCTGGATCTGGCCCGCATGCAGGTCCATGGTCAGCACGCGGTTGGCGCCGGCCTGGGTGATCAGGTTGGCGACCAGCTTGGCCGAGATCGGCGTGCGCGGGCCGGTCTTGCGATCCTGGCGCGCATAGCCGTAGTAGGGGAGGACCGCCGTGATGCGCCGGGCCGACCCGCGACGCAGGGCGTCGATGGTGACCAGCAGCTCCATCAGGTTGTCATTGGCCGGGAACGACGTCGACTGGACCACGAACACGTCTTCGCCGCGCACGTTCTCCAGGATTTCGACGAACACCTCCATGTCCGAAAAACGGCGGATGCTCGCTTTGGTCAGCGGCACGCCGAGACAGGTGGAGATGGCCTCGGCCAGCGGACGGTTGCTGTTGCCGGCAAGCACCTTCATCGCAGTCGGCTCTCTCTGCAGGGAATAGGTTCCGGTGCGCCCGTCAGTCCCTTGCCGACGCCGCCCCTTGAAAACGCGGCGGACCATAACAAAGGGCCGGACCTATGTAAACGTTCCATGACGGGCGGTTCAAGACGCCGCAGCCAGCCGGCCCTGCGATTCCCGCATGGCGCAAGCGTGGCGGCAGGACGCTTGCGCATCACCGCACAGCGAACTTCGCAAGGTGCGATTTCATGGGCAGGTCGGCCTTCACGAAATGGTCGAAGAACCAGAATTGCAGAAGCTCGTCCGCCTTGGCCTTCACATAGCCGTACTCGAAGGCCGACTCCTCGGCGTCCACCTGCCCGATGATGTCGTCCAGCAGGGTGGCCAGCCGGCGGTGCTGCGCCCGGTGCTCCTCCAGATGCGGGTAGCGCATGGAGGCCTGGACCCGCTCCTCCCGCAGGAAGTGGCGGACCGAGACGCGGCGCAGCTCGTTCAGCAGAGCCAGCGCCGGCTTGCGCTCCGCTTCCTCGCCCGGCAAGGCAACGAAGCGGCGGATCAACTCGTGCTGCATCCGGTGGTCGGCGTCCAGCCCGCCGTTGTCGAGCACCATCCGCGCGCTGCGCCAATCGCCCCGCCCGTCGCCGCCCCGCCCGTCGCCCCGATGCGTGTCGTCCCGGTGCGCGTCCATTGTCATGCCGGCGTCTCCCTCTCCGGAATGCCCTCACCCTTGAGAATCGATCTTACCTGAAATAGGTCGTATCGCAATCAGTCAGAGGTAAGAACAAATTTCGGGTCGGAACTTTTCTATCGTGCTCAGCCCTGAAGGACGATGGCCGACAGGCCGCGCCCATAGTCCTTCTCGCCGCGCAGGCAGGACCGGCGGTAGCTGAAGAAGCGGTCCTCCTCGACCACCGTGTCGTTGGGGCAGCGCTGGATGATCTCCACCCCGGTGTCGCCCAGGCGGCGGGTGATGTAGCCGGCCAGATCGAACAGGAAATGGTCCGGGCGGCGGGCCGGCGCGAAATAATCGCGGTTGCGCGGGTCTTCCGACAGGAAGGGGGCGGGGAATTCCGGACCGACCTCGTAGGAGCGCTGGGCGATGCAGGGGCCGATGGCGGCGACGATGCGGTTGCGCTTGGCGCCCAGCTCCTCCATGCGCGCGATGGTCGCCTCCAGAACGCCGCCCTTGGCGCCCTTCCAGCCGGCGTGGGCGGCGCCGATGACGCGGGACTTCTCGTCGGCGAACAGCACCGGGGCGCAGTCGGCGGTCAGGATGCCCAGCGCGATCCCCGGACGGTCGGTCGCCATGGCGTCGGCGTGGGGCGCCTGATCGGGCGTCCAGGGCTCGGTGACGGCGACGCAGGTCGGGCTGTGCACCTGGTAGCAGGTGACGAGCCGCTCCGGCGGAACGTCCATGCGGGCCGCGGCGCGCGCGCGGTTCTCCGCCACGGCGGCGGGCGCGTCCCCGGACCCGTAGCCGACGTTCAGCGAGGCGTACAGCCCCGTCGACACGCCGCCGGTGCGGGTGAAGAAGGCATGTCGGATGTGGGTGATGTCGTTCAGCGCGCCAAGCGTAATCACGAACCCGTCCCTTTGCTGTCGCGATCTCTTGTTAGGATGCCAAATCCGGGCTTTCAAAGCCCGCCGGAGGCCCGAGGCCGGGGGAGGCGAGGGCCAGAACCTTGAAGAGGGTGCCCATTTGGTCGGGCGCGATCAAGCGGGCCAATGCGGAGTCGATGTCCGCGGCCTGCTTGGCCGTGGCGCTGCGCTTCAGCGCGGCGGCGCGCGGCTGGATGCCCAGCCGGGCCAGCCAGTCGCCCTGATCCACCGGCCCGAAGCCCTCCGCCCCGCCGTCGCGCGCGGCGGCGGCGATGGCGGCGAAGTCCACATGGGCGGTCAGGTCGGCCTCGCCCGGCGCGTCCAGCACCGGGGCGTAGGCGTGGCGGCGCAGCGCCTGGAGCGTGTCGCCGACCGCCGGTCCGCCGCGGTAGCCGTAGTCGATGACCAGCGCCGCGCCGGGATGGGTCGCCAGACGCTCCCCGATCAGCCGGGCCACCGCCTGAGACGCCGGGGAAACCTCGACCACGCTGCCCTCCGGCGCGTCGCGCAGGGCAGGCGGGATCAGCCGGGCGCCGGCGCTGCCGAAGGCCTCCAGGACGAAGCGGAAGCGGGGCGTGTCGGCGGATGCGGCGGGGTCGAGGTCGATCAGCCGCTCGAACCAGCCATGGTTGGTCTTCTGGACCTGACGGATGGGCAGCGCGTCGAAGAACTCGTTGGCGAGGATCAGGGTCGGGCCTTCGGGCACGTCCTCCAGCCGGTCGTGCCAAGCGACCGGAAGGCCGGCCAGGGTTTCCTTCTGGCGGCCGCGCAGCGTCGGGCTGGTCTCGACGAGATGGACCTGGGCGGCCTCGCGGAAGGCGGGGACGAGCGCGGCGGCGCGCAGGGCGTCCTGCATCAGCGTGCCGCGGCCCGGCCCCAGCTCCACCAGATGGACGGGGGCGGGGCCGCCCAGCCGCGCCCAGGTGTCGACGCACCACAGCCCGGCCAGCTCGCCGAACATCTGGCTGATTTCCGGGGCGGTGGTGAAGTCGCCCGACACGCCGAAGGGGTCCTGGCGCATGTAATAGCCGAAGCGCGGATGCCCCAGCGCCTCCGCCATGAAGGCGGCAACCGACAGCGGCCCGTCCATCAGGATGCGGCGGGCGAGGTGGTGGGCGAGGCTGTCCGGGGCGGCATCACTCATGGCGGGACCTTCCGAACTCAGGCGGCGGCGGGGCGGCGGCGGGCCTGGGCGACCAGCCACACACCGAACAGAACCATCGGCACCGACAGAAGTTGTCCCATCGTCGCCCCGGCGTAGAGGAAGCCCAGCTGCGCATCCGGCTCGCGGAAGAACTCCGCGATGATTCGCGACAGGCCGTAGCCGATGAAGAAGATGCCCGCCGTCATGCCGGCCCGACCGCGCACGGCCGGCATCCGCACCAGGATGGCCAGGAGGACGAACAGAACCGCCCCTTCCAGGAAGGCTTCATAGAGCTGGCTGGGGTGCCGCGGCACCTGCAGCGGGTCGCGCGGGAACACCACGGCCCAGGACACGTCGGGCGCCGGGCGGCCGTACAGCTCGCCGTTGATGAAGTTGGCGATGCGGCCGAAGAACAGCCCGATGGGGGCCGCTGCGGCGATCAGGTCGCCGAAGGCCAGTGGCGACAGGCCCCGCTTCCAGCAGAACAGCAGGATCGCGCCCAACACGCCGATCAGCCCGCCGTGGAAGGACATGCCGCCGTGCCAGACCATCAGCGCGTCGAGTGGATTCTGGAGGTAGAAGGGCAGGTTGTAGAACAGCACGTAGCCGATCCGCCCGCCCAGGATGACGCCGACCACGGCCCAGGTCAGGAAGTCGTCGTAATCCTCCGCCGAGGGGCGGCCCGGCGTGCTGCGGGCCAGCGCCAGGCAGTAGCGCCAGCCGAGCACGAAGCCCGCCAGATAGGCCAGCGCGTACCAGCGGATGACGATCGGCCCGAGTTCGAACGCCACGGGGTCGATGGCGGGAAAGGCGATGGCGAGCATGCGCGGCGGGTGCCTTATGTTGTTTGGGCTGGTGTATCGGCGCCCCCCTCTCGGCGGGGGAGGCGGGACCGTCAGCGGTAGGGGTCGGGCTGCGACAGGAAATCCTGGACGTAGCGGCGCACGCCCTCTTCCAGCTCGGTGAAGGGCTGGTCGAATCCGGCGGCGCGCAGGCGTTCGGTGCGCGCCTCGGTGAAATACTGGTATTTGCCCTGAAGCTCAGCCGGCATGTCGAAATACTCGACGCGCGGCTCCAGCCCCAGAGCGGCGAAGGTGGCGAGCGCCAGATCCTTGAAGCTGCGGGCCTTGCCGGTGCCGACGTTGAACAACCCGCTGACCTGCGGGTTGTCGTACAGCCAGAGCATCACCGCCACGCAGTCGTCCACGAAGATGAAGTCGCGGAGCTGCCCGCCGTCCTCGAACTCCGGACGGTGCGACTTGAACAGCCGCGCCGGCTCCCCGGCCTTGAGCTTGGGGTGCAGCTTGGCGACGACGCTCATCATGTCGTCCTTGTGCCGCTCGTTCGGGCCGTAGACGTTGAAGAACTTCAGGCCCGCCCACTGCGGCGGCACGATGTCGCCCTCCGTCACCACGCGGGCGACGCGGCGGTCGATCAGATGCTTGGACCAGCCATAGGCGTTGAGCGGGCGCAGGGCCGCCAGCGCCTCCGGCGACCCGTCGTCGTCGAAGCCGGCGGAGCCGTCGCCGTAGGTCGCGGCGGAGGAGGCGTAGATCAGCCGCGCCCCCCGCCAGGAGGACCAGCGCCAGAGGTCCAGCGTCAGCGCCACGTTGTTGGCGACGATCTTGTCCACGTCGCGCTCCGTCGTCGCCGAGATGGCGCCGAGGTGGAAGATCACGTCGATCTCGGCGGCGTGCTGGTCGAGGAAGGCGAGCGCGTTCTCCGGAGCGACGAGGGTGGCGAGTTCCCGCTTGGCGAGATTCTGCCACTTCTCCCCGTCGCCGAAGCGGTCGATCACCGCGACGTTGGTGATTCCGCGCGCGGCCAGGGCCGCCACGAGGTTCGAGCCGATGAAACCGGCCCCACCGGTGACCACGATCATGCGCTTTTCCTTGCCGCCGGACCGAAAGAAAGGACGAGCGTCCTTATAGGGTCCGGGGGGCGGGGCCGCAAGGTGGGGTGGGGCGTATGGCCACCCTGCGGTTCCGGAAGGGCGCGCTGCCCCTCATGCGCCCTTCCGCCGCTCCTCCTCCTCGTCCAGCAGGGCCTTGCGCGACAGCTTGCCGATCATCGTCTTGGGCAGCTCACCGCGGAACTCGACCGCCTTGGGCATCTCGATGGGGGAGAGCTTGTCCTTGAGGAAGTCGATCAGCTCCTCCCGCGTCAGGGTCTTGCCGTCGTCGACGCGGATGTAGGCCTTCACCGTCTGGCCGCGGTACTCGTCGGGCAGCCCGGCGACCACGCATTCCGCGACGGCGGGGTGCAGGTAGATCGCCTCCTCCACGTTGCGCGGGTAGACGTTGAAGCCGCTGCACAGGATCATGTCCTTGATGCGGTCGACGATGTGGGTGTAGCCGTCCTCGTCCATGTAGCCGACGTCGCCGGTGTGCAGGCGCCCGTCCACCAGGGTCAGCGCCGTTTCGGACGGCTTGTTCCAATAGCCCTTCATCACCTGCGGGCCGCGGATGCACACCTCGCCCTTCTCGCCGACGGGCAGGACGCGGCGCGGCTCCTCCAGGCTGACGATCTCGATCAGCGTGCCGGGCAGGGGCAGGCCGATGGAGCCGGCCTTGTTCAGCCCGGTTATCGGATTCGCGGTGGCAACGGGGGAGGATTCGGACAGGCCGTAGCCCTCCACCAGGACGCAGCCGGTGTTCCGCTCGAACGCCTCCTTGACCTCCACCGGCAAGGGGGCGCCGCCCGACAGGCAGTAGCGGATCGAGGAGAGGTCGTATTTCTCCAGATGCCTGTGGTGGTTGATCGCCGTGTAGATGGTCGGCACCGCCGGGAACAGCGTCGGCTTCCTGGCGTGGATGGTCTCCATCACCTGATCCAGCTCGAAGCGGGGCAGCATCACGATCTCCGCCCCGATGCGGATGCTGAAGTTCATCACCACCGTCATGGCGAAGACGTGGAAGAAGGGCAAAACGCCCAGCATCCGCTCCTCCCCCTGCCGCGCGCCGACGAACCACAGGCTGCACTGCTCGGTGTTGGCGTAGAGGTTGGCGTGGGTCAGCATGGCGCCCTTGGGCACGCCGGTGGTCCCGCCGGTGTATTGCAGCACAGCCACGTCCTCCGCCGGGTCGATGGCGACCGGCTTCGGGACGCCGTCGTTGGCGACGAGCCGGCGGAAGGACAGGTGGCGGTCGTCCGCGGGGATGCGCGCCAGCTCCCCCCGCTTGACGATAGGGAACAGCCAGTTCTTGGGGAAGGGCAGGATGTCGGCCATCGGGCAGATCACCAGCCGCTTCAGCCCCGATTCGGCGAGCATCCGCGCCATCTTGCCATAAAGCACCGTGAGGTCGAGCGTGACCATCAGCTCGACGCCGCTGTCGGTGATCTGGTGGTGCAGCTCCCGCTCGGCGTAGAGGGGGTTGAAGTTCACCACCGTCCCGCCGGCCTTCAGGATCGCGAAGTAGCAGATCACGAAATAAGGCGTGTTGGGCAGGAACAGCCCGACGCGCACGCCCTTGCCGACGCCGATCGCCTGGAAGCCGCGGGCGGCCCGGTCCACCATCCGCGCCACCTCCGCGTAGGTCGAGCGCTTGCCCATGAAGTCCAGGAAGGGACGCTCGGCGAAACGGGCCGCCGCGTCTTCCAGCAGCGCGGTCAGCGGTTTCACCGGAATCGGCGCGTTCCAGTCCACATCGGGTGGGTAGCCCAGGGTCCAGCTCTGGTCCGGTAGTGTACGGGCCGCATCCCCCATCATCGTTATCCCTCCCAT harbors:
- the pth gene encoding aminoacyl-tRNA hydrolase; amino-acid sequence: MLLLVGLGNPGAEYARNRHNIGFMAVEEIARRHGFGPWRKRFQGQTAEGTIGGEKVIALEPLTFMNLSGQSVTAAVQFFKLKPEDVVVIHDELDLPPGKIRVKKGGGHGGHNGLRSIDAHLGKEYWRIRLGIGHPGDKDRVSGYVLHDFAKAEQSWLDPLIDAVADAFPLVVKGQAENFMNKVTLATAPAK
- the rfaD gene encoding ADP-glyceromanno-heptose 6-epimerase, with the translated sequence MIVVTGGAGFIGSNLVAALAARGITNVAVIDRFGDGEKWQNLAKRELATLVAPENALAFLDQHAAEIDVIFHLGAISATTERDVDKIVANNVALTLDLWRWSSWRGARLIYASSAATYGDGSAGFDDDGSPEALAALRPLNAYGWSKHLIDRRVARVVTEGDIVPPQWAGLKFFNVYGPNERHKDDMMSVVAKLHPKLKAGEPARLFKSHRPEFEDGGQLRDFIFVDDCVAVMLWLYDNPQVSGLFNVGTGKARSFKDLALATFAALGLEPRVEYFDMPAELQGKYQYFTEARTERLRAAGFDQPFTELEEGVRRYVQDFLSQPDPYR
- the lgt gene encoding prolipoprotein diacylglyceryl transferase, with product MLAIAFPAIDPVAFELGPIVIRWYALAYLAGFVLGWRYCLALARSTPGRPSAEDYDDFLTWAVVGVILGGRIGYVLFYNLPFYLQNPLDALMVWHGGMSFHGGLIGVLGAILLFCWKRGLSPLAFGDLIAAAAPIGLFFGRIANFINGELYGRPAPDVSWAVVFPRDPLQVPRHPSQLYEAFLEGAVLFVLLAILVRMPAVRGRAGMTAGIFFIGYGLSRIIAEFFREPDAQLGFLYAGATMGQLLSVPMVLFGVWLVAQARRRPAAA
- a CDS encoding long-chain-fatty-acid--CoA ligase, which translates into the protein MGDAARTLPDQSWTLGYPPDVDWNAPIPVKPLTALLEDAAARFAERPFLDFMGKRSTYAEVARMVDRAARGFQAIGVGKGVRVGLFLPNTPYFVICYFAILKAGGTVVNFNPLYAERELHHQITDSGVELMVTLDLTVLYGKMARMLAESGLKRLVICPMADILPFPKNWLFPIVKRGELARIPADDRHLSFRRLVANDGVPKPVAIDPAEDVAVLQYTGGTTGVPKGAMLTHANLYANTEQCSLWFVGARQGEERMLGVLPFFHVFAMTVVMNFSIRIGAEIVMLPRFELDQVMETIHARKPTLFPAVPTIYTAINHHRHLEKYDLSSIRYCLSGGAPLPVEVKEAFERNTGCVLVEGYGLSESSPVATANPITGLNKAGSIGLPLPGTLIEIVSLEEPRRVLPVGEKGEVCIRGPQVMKGYWNKPSETALTLVDGRLHTGDVGYMDEDGYTHIVDRIKDMILCSGFNVYPRNVEEAIYLHPAVAECVVAGLPDEYRGQTVKAYIRVDDGKTLTREELIDFLKDKLSPIEMPKAVEFRGELPKTMIGKLSRKALLDEEEERRKGA
- a CDS encoding bacteriohemerythrin; translated protein: MTMDAHRDDTHRGDGRGGDGRGDWRSARMVLDNGGLDADHRMQHELIRRFVALPGEEAERKPALALLNELRRVSVRHFLREERVQASMRYPHLEEHRAQHRRLATLLDDIIGQVDAEESAFEYGYVKAKADELLQFWFFDHFVKADLPMKSHLAKFAVR
- the yjfF gene encoding galactofuranose ABC transporter, permease protein YjfF; this translates as MIHRFLPLLVTSAVLVVGFLLCAAQFPNFASLRVVGNLLTDNAFLGITAVGMTFVILSGGIDLSVGAVIGFTTVLLAVLIEQGGWHPFSAFAVALAVAGGFGAAMGAVIHVFQMPPFIVTLAGMFVARGLGFVLSTDSIPINHPLYAELGELALRFDGGGKLTLPALLMLGVVAAAVVCAHWTRFGANLYALGGNRQSAELMGVPVGRTTVAVYALSGLLAGLAGIVFSLYTGAGYSLAATGVELDTITAVVIGGTQLTGGYGYVIGTFIGVLIQGLIQTYITFDGSLSSWWTKIAIGVLLFVFILLQKGLLAVWTGRGGAPAEA
- the pgeF gene encoding peptidoglycan editing factor PgeF, producing MITLGALNDITHIRHAFFTRTGGVSTGLYASLNVGYGSGDAPAAVAENRARAAARMDVPPERLVTCYQVHSPTCVAVTEPWTPDQAPHADAMATDRPGIALGILTADCAPVLFADEKSRVIGAAHAGWKGAKGGVLEATIARMEELGAKRNRIVAAIGPCIAQRSYEVGPEFPAPFLSEDPRNRDYFAPARRPDHFLFDLAGYITRRLGDTGVEIIQRCPNDTVVEEDRFFSYRRSCLRGEKDYGRGLSAIVLQG
- a CDS encoding ribose-phosphate pyrophosphokinase; amino-acid sequence: MKVLAGNSNRPLAEAISTCLGVPLTKASIRRFSDMEVFVEILENVRGEDVFVVQSTSFPANDNLMELLVTIDALRRGSARRITAVLPYYGYARQDRKTGPRTPISAKLVANLITQAGANRVLTMDLHAGQIQGFFDIPTDNLMAAPVFEKDIRATFEDIGEVTMVSPDVGGVVRARSLAKRLDADLAIIDKRRERAGVSEVMNIIGDVKNRRCILLDDIVDSGGTLCNAAVALMDAGAKSVHAYCTHGVLSGGAVARVAVSPLEQLVTTDSIQATEAVRVSRNIRQLTIAPLLADAITRISEERSVSSLFS
- a CDS encoding 50S ribosomal protein L25/general stress protein Ctc; this translates as MTQIVPLSAEARDRAGKGTARQTRRDGRIPAVIYGGKQAPIMISLEKFAFTRVLNQAGFFTHLFDVTVDGATHRVLPRDVQFHPVTDVPLHVDFLRVSAETRTTVQVPVEFVDQEKSPGLKRGGVLNIVRHELDVTVSAGNIPEQITISCEGYDVGDSIHISSVKLPEGVASTITDRDFTIATIVAPSGLKSEEAEGTEAAAS
- a CDS encoding class I SAM-dependent methyltransferase, which codes for MSDAAPDSLAHHLARRILMDGPLSVAAFMAEALGHPRFGYYMRQDPFGVSGDFTTAPEISQMFGELAGLWCVDTWARLGGPAPVHLVELGPGRGTLMQDALRAAALVPAFREAAQVHLVETSPTLRGRQKETLAGLPVAWHDRLEDVPEGPTLILANEFFDALPIRQVQKTNHGWFERLIDLDPAASADTPRFRFVLEAFGSAGARLIPPALRDAPEGSVVEVSPASQAVARLIGERLATHPGAALVIDYGYRGGPAVGDTLQALRRHAYAPVLDAPGEADLTAHVDFAAIAAAARDGGAEGFGPVDQGDWLARLGIQPRAAALKRSATAKQAADIDSALARLIAPDQMGTLFKVLALASPGLGPPAGFESPDLAS
- a CDS encoding ABC transporter permease, producing MTRPLPGPSRNLPQYGALAAVLLANWLLFPDFFSIRLQDGRLFGSLIDVLNRGAPVALLAIGMTMVIATRGVDLSVGAVMAISGAVAATLTQAGWGLAPVLAASLAAGLLCGLWNGLLVAVLRIQPIVATLILMVAGRGIAQLVTEGQIVTFTSPGLAFIGSGSFLTVPMPVVITAVLLGVTALLVRMTALGLMIEAVGVNRLSSAGAGVNTPVVLIAVYVWCGLCAAVAGLVVAADIRGADANNAGLWLELDAILAVVVGGTSLLGGRFGLLLSVVGALTIQAMNTGILLSGFKPEFNLIVKAGVLMVVLLLQSPTLMLFLPRPASPRPAQPPAPPRAKPESPSPSAGA